The sequence CCCCGGATCGACGAACAAAAATTTCCGGAACTCGTGCACGAGCCGCGTCTTCTCGCGGAACGCCTCCCCGCCCGGGAGGTCGAGGCCGCTGCCCGTCCGGGCCGCCGCCGCCCGCCAGGCGGCCAGGCGGGGCCGCCACGCATCTGCGAACGCGCCGTAGGCCGCGTCGATCGCCGGCAGGTCCCAATGCCGCGCGGCGAATGCCGCCGCGCCGCCGCCGGCGAGCCCGGCCGCAAACATCTCCGCGGGCCCGGCCCCGAACGCGTAGCGCTCCGCGAGCGCGGGCATCCGATTGAGGAGATCGTTGGGCGTCACGTGCACGCCGCGGGCAAGCGGCGCGAACCCCATCCACTCCAATTCACGCCGCAGCGCGGCGCGGCGCTCCCGGTCCGAGGCGGCCGGCAGGATGACGATCCGCCACAACCCGTCCCACCGCTCCGGACGCAGCTTGAAGATGCGGCCCGCCGCCTCTTCGATGCGGGCCTCGCCGCGGGGCGTGAGCGCGTAGTAGCCGGCGCGCCCGGCACGGATCGCGGCCAGCCAGCCCTGCCGCGTCGTTCGCGACACCGCGGCGCGCACCGCCGACCCCGTAAAGCCGAGTTCGCCCATCAACGTGATCAGGCTGCCGATCCAGATGGTGCCGCCGTAATGGCGGACGTAGTCGCCAAACAGCGTGAAGAGCATCGACCGGGCGTGCATCCCGGTCGCGGCCGCGGGCGCCTCGCCAAGACCGGGGGGCGGCGTCGCGGGCATCTGCGCCACCCGCCGCTAGGCGAGCCCTTCGACGATCGTCGCGATCCCCTGGCCGACGCCGATGCACATCGTCGCGAGCCCCCACCGCGCGCGCCGCCGGTCCATCTCGCGGACCAGCGTGAGGAGCAGGCGGGCGCCGCTCGCGCCGATCGGATGGCCGAGGGCGATCGCTCCGCCGTTCACGTTGAGCCGGGACCGGTCGATGCCAAGATCGCGGACGCAGGCCAGCACCTGCGACGCGAACGCCTCGTTGAGCTCGATCAGATCGATCTCGTCGAGCGTGCGCCCGGCGCGGATCAGCGCCTTCTGCGTCGCGGGCACCGGGCCGATGCCCATATACGATGGATCGACGCCCGCGGCGGCCATCGCGGCGATCCGCGCGAGCGGCCGGCGGCCGTGCCGCTCCGCCCATTCCGCGGAGGTCACGAGCAGGCACGCGGCGCCGTCGTTGATGCCCGAGGAGTTGCCCGCCGTGACGGTGCCGGCCGGCCGAAACGCCGGGCGCAGCGTCGCAAGGGTCTCGAAGGTCGTGTCCGGCCGCGGATGTTCATCGGTGTCGACGACGGTGGCGTCGCCGCGGGCCCGCGCGACGGTGACCGGGACGATCTCTTCCGCGAGGCGGCCCTCCCGCTGCGCGGCGGCGGCGCGCCGCTGGCTCTCCACGGCAAACTCGTCCTGCTCCTCGCGCGAGATGCCGTACCGCTCCGCCACGTTTTCCGCGGTCTCGCCCATGCTGTAGAGCGGGAAGCGCTCCTCGAGCCGCGGGTTCGGAAAGCGCCAGCCGATCGTCGTATCTTGCAGGACCTGCGTGCCGCGGGGAAACGCGTGCGCCGGCTTGCCCATCACGAACGGCGCGCGGGTCATGCTCTCCACGCCGCCCGCGAGATACACGTCGCCGTCGCCGCCGGCGATCGCACGCGCCGCGGCGTGGACGGCCTGCATCCCCGATCCGCAGAGCCGGTTGACGGTCTGTCCGGGGACGCCGTCCGGCAGGCCGGCCAGCAGCACCGCCATGCGCGCGACGTTGCGGTTGTCCTCGCCCGCCTGATTGGTGCAGCCCATCACGACGTCCTCGATCTCGGCCGGGTCGAGCGTGTTGCGCTGGACGATCGATTCGATCATCCTGGCCGCGAGGTCGTCCGCCCTGACGTCGCGCAGCGCGCCGCCGTAGCGGCCGATCGCACTCCGCACGCCGTCGACAATCACCACGTCCCGCATGTGTCGCGTCCCTCCACGATTCTCCGGCCGTCCACGCGCGCCCGGCGCGCCTTAGCGTCCCACGTACGCCGGCGCCCGTTTGGCGAGGAACGCCGCCACGCCCTCGCGGTGATCCTCGGACCGGCCGGCGATCTCCTGAAGGTAGGCCTCGTATTCGAGCGCCCCGCGCAGGTCGAGAGCGAGGGCGCGGTCCACGCCCCGCTTGATCAGCCCGTAGGCCCGCGTCGGTCCCTGGGCGAGCCGCGCGGCCCACTCCAGCGCGCGCGGCATCAGGTCGTCCGCCGGCACCACCCGGTTCACGAGCCCCAGCCGCTCGGAGGCGGCCGCGTCCACCGGCTCTGCAAAGAACATCATCTCGAGCGCGCGTCCGACGCCTACGAACCGCGGCAGCAGCCACGTGCCGCCCGAGTCCGGAATCAGGCCGACCCGCGTGAACACCTCGATGAAGCTGGCCCGGTCCGACGCCACGCGCAGGTCGGCGGCCAGCGCGAGGTTGCAGCCTGCGCCGGCGGCGACGCCGTTGACCGCGGCGACGACGGGCTTCTCCGTCGTCCGCAGACGGAGGATGATCCGGTTATACCGCGCGCGCAGCAGCGCGCCGAGCGAGGTTTCCCCCGGCGTGTGTCCGCGCAGGTCGGCGCCGGAGCAAAAGGCGCGGCCCGCGCCCGTCAGCACGACGCAGCGCACCTGCGCGTCGCCGTCGGCCTTGGCGAGCGCGTCCAACAGCTCCTCGCCCAGCTTGGCGTCGAAGGCGTTGAGCACGTCGGGCCGGTTGAGCGTGATCACCCGCACGCCCTCGCGATCCTCGGTCAGCACCGTTTCGTACATCGCCGGGTTCCCTCCCATCGGCTGCTCGTTACGCCCCCGCTTCGAGGACCGCGCGGGCCCGCTCGAAGACCGCGTCGAGCATCGGTTCGGTCAGCCTGCCGGTGTTGGTGTTCTGCCGGCTCGGATGATACGAGGCGATGAGCACCGGCCCGTGCGGCCCGAGGTTGTAGGCGGCTCCGTGCCCGAAGCGCAACGACCGCGTCGGCACCCCGCGCGAGGCGAACACGCGCCGGCAGACGTCGAACCCGATGCGGCCCAGGGCGACGACCACCCGAACCCGCCGCAGCAGCGCGAGCTCTCGTTCGAGGAAGGGAAGGCAGCGGGCGATCTCCGCGGGCGCCGGCTTGTTCAACGGCGGCGCGCAGCGTACCGGCGCGGTCAGGTATGCATCGATCAGGCGCAGTCCGTCTCCTCGCCGCACCGACGTCGGCTGGCTGGCGAACCCCGCGCGATGCATCGCCCGGAACAGCCAGTCGCCGGAGCGGTCGCCGGTGAACATCCGGCCCGTGCGATTCGCCCCGTGCGCCGCGGGCGCCAGCCCCACGATCAGCAGGCGCGAGGCGGGATCGCCGAAGCCGGGGACCGGACGCCCCCAGTAGGTGCACGCCGAGAACTCACGTTTGCGGACCGCCGCCACCGCCTCACAGTGGCGGCGCAGACGCGGGCAGCGCGCGCACGCCACCACCTCGCGCGCCACCGCGCGCAGCGAGTCGCCCCGCGCGGGGAGCGGGCGTGCCGGCCGGCTCGCCGCCGGCAGCCGTGAAATCGAAGCCGTCGGCGTGGTGGACGCGGCGGTCACCGGCCCTGGAACTCCGGCCGGCGCTTCTCGAGAAACGCGCGGACGCCCTCGCGCTTGTCGTCTGTGCTGAAGAGCGCCTGGAAGCACCGGCGCTCGAACACGAGGCCGGCTTCGAGCGAGGATTCGTAGGCCTGCAGCACCGCCTCTTTCGCGAGCCGGACCGCGATCGGGGCCTGCCGCGCGATCTCCGCGGCGAGGCGCTTCGCTTCGTCCAGACACAGCTCCGGCGGCACCACCCGTGAAACGAGCCCGGCCGCGAGGGCTTCCGGCGCCGTCAGGGCACGTCCCGTCAGCACCATCTCCATGGCGCGCGACTTGCCGACCGCGCGGGTGAGCCGCTGCGTTCCTCCGGCGCCGGGCATCAGGCCGAGCCGGATCTCCGGCTGCCCAAACTGGGCGCTCTCCGAGGCGACGATGATGTCGCACAGCATCGCCAGCTCGCAGCCGCCGCCGAGCGCGTAGCCCGATACCGCGGCGATGACGGGCTTGGCGATCCGCCGGATGCGCATCCACTGCTCGAACCGGTACGCTTTGATGACGTCGGCGGTCGTCGCCTCCGCCATTTCCCGCACGTCGGCGCCGGCCGCAAACACCCGGGGACCGCCCCAGAGCACGATGCAGCGCACCGCCGCGTCGCGGTCGCAGCCTTCCAGCGTCGCGGCGAGCTCTTCCATCAATGCCTGGCTCAACGCGTTGAGCACTTCCGGCCGGTTGAGCGTGACGAGGGCGACGCCGCCGTCGAGGGTCAGCAGAACTTGGTCGCCGGCCATCAGTTTACTGCGGAACGAGCGTCGGCGACAGCCCGCTCTGTCGAAGGTACGTCGCGAGGCGCTCGGCCGTCGCCCGGTCGAGATAGCCGCCGACCCACACCCGATACGGCGGCCCGTCCGTGACCGTCACCGCGTAGCCGCGGGCGCGAAGCCGCAGCGCCAGGGCTTGCGCGTTCTGCAGCTCCGGGAAACCCGCCACCTGCACGTGGAATCGTCCCGGAACAACAGGCACGGTTTGGGACGGGCGCGGCGCCGGCGCCGTAGGAACCGCGCTCGGCGCAGACGGTGCGGGCATCGGGGTCGCCGCCCCGGGCTGGGCCGCGGATTGGGCCGGCCCCCCGATACTGGACGCGCCGGCGGCCGTCTGGGCGCCCGGCACGGGCGAGGCAGGCGGGGGTGTCGCGGTTCCGGCGGCGGGCGGGGTTCGGGTGACCGGCCCGGCCGTCACTCCCCCGCCCCGGACTGCGGGGGCGGGTGGCGCGACCGCGGACCTCGACGCGTCCGGCGATCCGGTCGCGGCCGCCCCAGGAACGTGGCGAAAGGCTCCCTTCGCGAGCAGGAACCCGGCCGCGATCGACCCGCCGAAGAGGCCGGCCGCCAGGAAGAGCATCAGGATGCCCCGGCGTACCATCACAGCACCCCCCTGTTCGCGGCCCCGACGCGAACCCTCCTGCCCCCGGCGGGCCGGTTGTCGCCGCTCAACGGATCACGCGGTGGTAGCGGTGATACGCCATCAGCAGGATGCCGCCGGCGACCAGCACCGCGTAGTAGGACACGATGCGATCGATCAGGACGCCGCTGCGGGCGACGGCGGTGGCGACCGCGTGCGGGGCGAGCACGGCGATGAGCCCCGCCTGCGAGACTTCCGTCACGCCCACCCCGCCCGGGACGAGCAGGGCCATCCCGAGAATCATGGCGCCGACGTAGGTGAAGACGAGGACCTGGGGCGGCAGCGCAACGCGGAGCGCCCCGAAGACCGCGATGACGCGCGCGAAGTCGAGGGCGATGCCGAGCGCGGTCAACGCGAGCAGCGCGCCCAAGGTGTGCCGGCGGCGCGAGACGGCAATGCTCGTACAGAGGAGATCGACGAACGCCAGCGCCCGGTTGCGGAGCGCGCGAAACGGCACGCCGCGAAGCAGCACGGCCGCGCCCGCCCGGACGTGATCCGGCGCCCCGGCGAGCAGCGCCGTGCCGAGAACGATCACCGCGATCAGCACCGGCAGCGCCGTGTTCGCGAGGACCGTCTGCCGCGGCAACATGACCGCGGCAAGCAGCAGGCCCGCGACGAGCGCGACGATGTCGAGCAGCCGCTCGATCAGCATCGCCGACACGGACAGCCCGAGCCCGACGCCGTACGCATCGCGGAGCATGACGGCCTTGGCCAGTTCGAAGCTCCGCCCGGGCGTCATGCTGCCGGCCGCGACTCCGCAGACGACCGACACCGCGGCGAACCGCCCCGAGATTGTGGTATCCGTCAGGCGGCGGACCATATACCGCCACCGCACGGCCCGGACCACGATCTGCGCCGGCACCGCCAGCACCGCGAGGGCGAAGAGGAACGGCCGGACGTCCCGCAGCGCGCGGACGGCCGCCTGCAGATTCGTCGTCGCGCCGAAGAGGACCAGGATGACGACGCCGCCGGCCGAGAGCGCGTAGGTGATCCAGCGCGCCGACGGATGGGTCATCGCGCGGGCCGGCGCCGGCGGCGCCGCGGCGGCGATGGGGGCGCCCGACTCGGTCGGACTCACCGCGGCCTCACGCCGCCGGACCCCGGCGGTGCGGGGCGGGACGGCGGGGCAAGATCGGCCAGATACCGGCGCAGCGTCCCGCGCCGCTCCACGAGGCCCTGCGCCCGCGCGCGGTCCGCGGCCACGACCTCCGCCGGCGCCTTCTGCACGAACGCGGGATCCTCGAGCCGCCGGGTGACCCCGGCGAGGTCTCGCTCCAGCAAGGTCAGCTGTTTCTCGAACCGCTCCCGCGCCTTGGCGCGCAACTCGGGCGCCTCGACGTGGATCTCGATCCGGCCCCGCCCGTACGGCGAGGAGATGCCGAACGCTCCGTGCTCGTCGAGGCCCCGCACGGGCAGCCGGTCCGGATCCAGGCGAACGAGGTGGGCGA comes from bacterium and encodes:
- a CDS encoding PaaX family transcriptional regulator C-terminal domain-containing protein; this translates as MPATPPPGLGEAPAAATGMHARSMLFTLFGDYVRHYGGTIWIGSLITLMGELGFTGSAVRAAVSRTTRQGWLAAIRAGRAGYYALTPRGEARIEEAAGRIFKLRPERWDGLWRIVILPAASDRERRAALRRELEWMGFAPLARGVHVTPNDLLNRMPALAERYAFGAGPAEMFAAGLAGGGAAAFAARHWDLPAIDAAYGAFADAWRPRLAAWRAAAARTGSGLDLPGGEAFREKTRLVHEFRKFLFVDPGLPADVLPERWNGVEARGIFSAAYHLLAESALGFFETHYRPAPGREADVLEGRRNARRDPFRPAAVEPGDLR
- a CDS encoding acetyl-CoA C-acyltransferase, whose protein sequence is MRDVVIVDGVRSAIGRYGGALRDVRADDLAARMIESIVQRNTLDPAEIEDVVMGCTNQAGEDNRNVARMAVLLAGLPDGVPGQTVNRLCGSGMQAVHAAARAIAGGDGDVYLAGGVESMTRAPFVMGKPAHAFPRGTQVLQDTTIGWRFPNPRLEERFPLYSMGETAENVAERYGISREEQDEFAVESQRRAAAAQREGRLAEEIVPVTVARARGDATVVDTDEHPRPDTTFETLATLRPAFRPAGTVTAGNSSGINDGAACLLVTSAEWAERHGRRPLARIAAMAAAGVDPSYMGIGPVPATQKALIRAGRTLDEIDLIELNEAFASQVLACVRDLGIDRSRLNVNGGAIALGHPIGASGARLLLTLVREMDRRRARWGLATMCIGVGQGIATIVEGLA
- a CDS encoding enoyl-CoA hydratase-related protein; this translates as MYETVLTEDREGVRVITLNRPDVLNAFDAKLGEELLDALAKADGDAQVRCVVLTGAGRAFCSGADLRGHTPGETSLGALLRARYNRIILRLRTTEKPVVAAVNGVAAGAGCNLALAADLRVASDRASFIEVFTRVGLIPDSGGTWLLPRFVGVGRALEMMFFAEPVDAAASERLGLVNRVVPADDLMPRALEWAARLAQGPTRAYGLIKRGVDRALALDLRGALEYEAYLQEIAGRSEDHREGVAAFLAKRAPAYVGR
- a CDS encoding uracil-DNA glycosylase, giving the protein MTAASTTPTASISRLPAASRPARPLPARGDSLRAVAREVVACARCPRLRRHCEAVAAVRKREFSACTYWGRPVPGFGDPASRLLIVGLAPAAHGANRTGRMFTGDRSGDWLFRAMHRAGFASQPTSVRRGDGLRLIDAYLTAPVRCAPPLNKPAPAEIARCLPFLERELALLRRVRVVVALGRIGFDVCRRVFASRGVPTRSLRFGHGAAYNLGPHGPVLIASYHPSRQNTNTGRLTEPMLDAVFERARAVLEAGA
- a CDS encoding enoyl-CoA hydratase-related protein, producing MAGDQVLLTLDGGVALVTLNRPEVLNALSQALMEELAATLEGCDRDAAVRCIVLWGGPRVFAAGADVREMAEATTADVIKAYRFEQWMRIRRIAKPVIAAVSGYALGGGCELAMLCDIIVASESAQFGQPEIRLGLMPGAGGTQRLTRAVGKSRAMEMVLTGRALTAPEALAAGLVSRVVPPELCLDEAKRLAAEIARQAPIAVRLAKEAVLQAYESSLEAGLVFERRCFQALFSTDDKREGVRAFLEKRRPEFQGR
- a CDS encoding SPOR domain-containing protein, with protein sequence MVRRGILMLFLAAGLFGGSIAAGFLLAKGAFRHVPGAAATGSPDASRSAVAPPAPAVRGGGVTAGPVTRTPPAAGTATPPPASPVPGAQTAAGASSIGGPAQSAAQPGAATPMPAPSAPSAVPTAPAPRPSQTVPVVPGRFHVQVAGFPELQNAQALALRLRARGYAVTVTDGPPYRVWVGGYLDRATAERLATYLRQSGLSPTLVPQ
- a CDS encoding lysylphosphatidylglycerol synthase transmembrane domain-containing protein — its product is MSPTESGAPIAAAAPPAPARAMTHPSARWITYALSAGGVVILVLFGATTNLQAAVRALRDVRPFLFALAVLAVPAQIVVRAVRWRYMVRRLTDTTISGRFAAVSVVCGVAAGSMTPGRSFELAKAVMLRDAYGVGLGLSVSAMLIERLLDIVALVAGLLLAAVMLPRQTVLANTALPVLIAVIVLGTALLAGAPDHVRAGAAVLLRGVPFRALRNRALAFVDLLCTSIAVSRRRHTLGALLALTALGIALDFARVIAVFGALRVALPPQVLVFTYVGAMILGMALLVPGGVGVTEVSQAGLIAVLAPHAVATAVARSGVLIDRIVSYYAVLVAGGILLMAYHRYHRVIR